In one window of Gossypium arboreum isolate Shixiya-1 chromosome 4, ASM2569848v2, whole genome shotgun sequence DNA:
- the LOC108457770 gene encoding uncharacterized protein LOC108457770: MSGGDIHAAARSGDLSKLQSILASNPLAVNSRDKHSRTPLHLAAWAGQAQVVSYLCKHKADVGAAAMDDMGAIHFAAQKGHLEVVRTLLSSGVSVRATNRKGFTPLHYAVQGSHLEVIKVLLKKGASLDAKTKAGKTPLDLAVSEEIRSLLKEREQAPEEVNTGGKRKVEQPDSSRPPLDKPENSNDEATAAEHDGQEEESVKRKGDDNKPEGVSEPKKPRVVLKHLSEDDTQEDDDTS, from the exons atgagcGGCGGAGATATACACGCAGCGGCCAGGTCCGGTGACCTTTCAAAACTTCAATCAATTCTGGCGTCTAACCCTTTGGCCGTTAATTCCCGAGATAAGCACTCCAGAACTCC ACTACATTTAGCAGCATGGGCTGGGCAAGCACAGGTAGTGAGTTATCTTTGCAAGCACAAGGCTGATGTCGGTGCTGCTGCCATGGATGACATGGGTGCGATTCATTTTGCGGCGCAGAAAGGACATCTAGAGGTTGTCCGAACTCTGCTCTCATCAGGAGTTTCAGTGAGAGCCACTAATCGCAAGGGATTCACTCCACTTCACTATGCTGTTCAAGGGTCCCATCTAGAAGTAATCAAAGTCTTATTAAAGAAAGGTGCAAGTCTTGATGCCAAAACCAAAGCTGGGAAAACCCCACTTGATCTTGCAGTCAGTGAAGAAATTCGGTCATTACTGAAAGAACGTGAACAGGCCCCTGAGGAAGTAAATACGGGTGGTAAAAGGAAGGTTGAACAACCTGATTCTTCAAGGCCACCGTTGGATAAGCCGGAAAACTCCAATGATGAAGCTACTGCGGCTGAGCATGACGGGCAAGAGGAGGAAAGTGTAAAAAGGAAAGGTGATGACAATAAACCAGAAGGCGTATCAGAACCTAAGAAACCAAGAGTTGTTCTTAAGCATCTCAGTGAAGATGACACTCAGGAAGATGACGATACCTCGTAA
- the LOC108459528 gene encoding amino acid permease 4-like, with translation MGDNQRQVFDVSMAIPSHNVSECVDDDGRLKRTGTICTASAHIITAVIGSGVLSLAWAIAQLGWIAGPAVMLLFSFVTYYTSSLLTDCYRTGDPVSGKRNYTYTDAVRSILGGYKVKACGLIQYLNLFGISIGYTIAASISMMAIKRSNCFHESGGKNPCHMSSNPYMIMFGVSEILLSQIPDFDQIWWLSIVAAVMSFTYSGIGLGLGIAKVAATGTFKGSLTGISIGTVTQAQKIWRSLQAIGDIAFAYSFSVILIEIQDTVKSPPEEAKTMKKATKLSIAVTTAFYMLCGSMGYASFGDFAPGNLLTGFGFFNPFWLLDIANAAIIIHLVGAYQVFCQPIFAFIEKWATQRWPESYFITKEFKIPVPGYRHPYKLNMFRLVWRTGFVMLTTVISMLLPFFNDVVGILGALGFWPLTVYFPVEMYIQQKKISKWSSRWICLKMLSMACLMISIVAGAGSIVGVILDLKVYKPFKTTY, from the exons ATGGGAGACAACCAACGCCAAGTCTTCGATGTTTCAATGGCTATCCCTTCTCACAATGTCTCCGAATGTGTCGATGACGATGGTCGTCTCAAACGAACCG GAACTATATGTACCGCAAGTGCACACATAATAACAGCAGTGATTGGGTCAGGAGTTCTTTCTTTAGCATGGGCTATTGCTCAACTCGGCTGGATTGCTGGTCCTGCTGTAATGTTGTTGTTTTCCTTTGTCACTTACTACACTTCTTCTCTCCTCACTGACTGTTATCGGACCGGCGACCCCGTCTCTGGCAAACGCAACTATACTTACACTGATGCCGTTCGCTCCATTCTCG GTGGATACAAAGTGAAGGCATGCGGATTGATTCAGTATCTTAATCTTTTTGGCATTTCCATTGGATATACAATCGCAGCATCGATAAGCATGAT GGCAATAAAAAGGTCTAATTGTTTCCACGAGAGTGGTGGGAAGAACCCATGTCATATGTCCAGCAATCCGTACATGATCATGTTCGGTGTCTCTGAGATTTTACTTTCACAAATCCCAGATTTCGATCAGATATGGTGGCTCTCGATCGTCGCTGCGGTCATGTCATTTACCTATTCGGGCATCGGTCTTGGTCTTGGAATCGCCAAAGTTGCAGCCACCGGAACATTTAAAGGCAGTCTTACTGGAATAAGCATTGGAACAGTAACACAAGCACAAAAGATATGGAGAAGCTTACAAGCCATTGGTGACATTGCTTTCGCATATTCATTTTCCGTCATTCTTATTGAAATTCAAGACACAGTCAAATCCCCACCAGAAGAAGCAAAGACAATGAAGAAGGCAACCAAACTGAGCATTGCAGTAACAACAGCTTTctacatgttatgtggtagcaTGGGCTACGCATCCTTTGGAGACTTTGCACCTGGTAATCTCCTTACAGGTTTTGGTTTCTTTAACCCTTTTTGGCTTCTTGATATTGCCAATGCTGCTATAATAATTCACTTGGTGGGAGCATACCAAGTGTTTTGCCAACCCATTTTTGCATTCATCGAGAAATGGGCAACCCAAAGATGGCCTGAAAGCTACTTCATTACCAAAGAGTTCAAAATCCCAGTCCCTGGTTATCGTCATCCTTACAAGCTCAACATGTTTAGACTGGTTTGGAGAACGGGGTTTGTGATGTTAACCACTGTTATATCCATGTTGCTTCCTTTCTTCAATGACGTTGTGGGGATCCTTGGGGCACTTGGGTTTTGGCCTTTGACGGTGTATTTTCCGGTGGAGATGTATATTCAACAGAAGAAGATAAGCAAGTGGAGCAGTCGGTGGATTTGTTTGAAGATGCTAAGCATGGCTTGCTTGATGATTTCGATTGTGGCTGGTGCTGGCTCGATTGTTGGTGTCATTCTTGACCTTAAGGTTTACAAGCCATTTAAGACTACCTACTAA